One segment of Micromonospora parathelypteridis DNA contains the following:
- a CDS encoding ABC transporter substrate-binding protein, whose protein sequence is MKRTATTILATAALLLAATGCGGDDSAGKTGADGSKQVTLTLNWVPYGEHAPFYYGLQKGYYSAEGIDLKILPGNGSGNTVKQVAQKQTDFGWADSPVLLKSVASGMPVRSLGAYLEKGPSSVEFFTEENIKTPADLKGKTVGGTPGDALYATFPAWLEKNGLKKDDVKVVNVDAAGKIAALAEGKVDAIMGFFHDQAPTIESKTGKKVDVLLFADYGMNLLGTGLIANTQTLQKDPELARKFVRATQKSWSDAARDPAGAVSAMVALAENEPAPEVLTKQLTLNLPLLGGEGPPGVNTEAQWTETIDLMSRYAELKDPGAPNAYWDSSYAAQG, encoded by the coding sequence ATGAAACGCACCGCTACCACCATCCTGGCCACCGCCGCCCTGCTCCTCGCCGCCACCGGCTGCGGCGGGGACGACTCCGCCGGCAAGACCGGCGCCGACGGCAGCAAGCAGGTCACCCTCACCCTCAACTGGGTGCCCTACGGCGAGCACGCGCCGTTCTACTACGGCCTGCAGAAGGGCTACTACTCGGCCGAGGGCATCGACCTGAAGATCCTGCCGGGCAACGGCTCGGGCAACACGGTCAAGCAGGTCGCCCAGAAGCAGACCGACTTCGGCTGGGCGGACAGCCCCGTGCTGCTCAAGTCGGTGGCCAGCGGGATGCCGGTGCGCAGCCTCGGCGCGTACCTGGAGAAGGGTCCCTCCTCGGTGGAGTTCTTCACCGAGGAGAACATCAAGACCCCGGCGGACCTCAAGGGCAAGACCGTCGGCGGCACCCCCGGCGACGCGCTCTACGCGACCTTCCCGGCCTGGTTGGAAAAGAACGGTCTCAAGAAGGACGACGTCAAGGTGGTCAACGTGGACGCCGCCGGCAAGATCGCAGCCCTGGCCGAGGGCAAGGTCGACGCGATCATGGGCTTCTTCCACGACCAGGCGCCCACCATCGAGAGCAAGACCGGCAAGAAGGTCGACGTGCTGCTCTTCGCCGACTACGGGATGAACCTGCTCGGCACCGGCCTGATCGCCAACACCCAGACCCTGCAGAAGGACCCGGAGCTGGCCCGCAAGTTCGTCCGGGCCACCCAGAAGTCCTGGTCCGACGCCGCGCGCGACCCGGCCGGAGCGGTGAGCGCGATGGTCGCGCTCGCCGAGAACGAGCCCGCCCCCGAGGTGCTCACCAAGCAGCTCACCCTCAACCTGCCGCTGCTCGGCGGCGAGGGCCCGCCCGGGGTGAACACCGAGGCGCAGTGGACCGAGACCATCGACCTGATGTCCCG